The following coding sequences lie in one Vibrio spartinae genomic window:
- a CDS encoding expansin EXLX1 family cellulose-binding protein — translation MKKTSNLLFIISILFCGSSFADNLTDNLTDSSVHTGEGTFYGYGGGGNCSFPMPDDTIYTAAMNATDYDGSAACGAVIEVTNMNTNQSVIVRIDDQCPECAKGDVDLDQDAFAEISPLQAGRIPISWKYLANEQAGNMKLYFKEGSSQWWTAIQVRDHKYPIAAMSYRVSGAGTDYTQLERKPYNYFVKNDGFGIGPYDFLITDFWGQTIEVKSVALILNSEIDTAMQLPTHTGSNSLSHR, via the coding sequence ATGAAAAAAACATCTAATCTATTGTTTATCATCAGTATTTTATTTTGCGGATCAAGTTTTGCAGATAATCTCACAGATAATCTCACAGATAGTTCTGTGCATACTGGTGAAGGAACATTTTATGGCTATGGCGGTGGCGGCAACTGTAGTTTTCCAATGCCGGATGACACCATCTATACCGCAGCAATGAACGCAACGGACTATGATGGTTCAGCGGCTTGTGGTGCCGTCATTGAAGTGACCAATATGAATACCAACCAGAGTGTCATCGTGCGTATTGATGATCAATGTCCGGAATGCGCCAAAGGGGATGTCGATCTGGATCAAGATGCTTTTGCTGAAATTTCACCGCTTCAGGCAGGTCGCATCCCGATTTCCTGGAAGTATCTTGCGAACGAACAAGCCGGAAATATGAAGCTGTATTTCAAGGAAGGTTCCAGTCAGTGGTGGACCGCCATTCAGGTTCGTGATCATAAATATCCGATCGCGGCGATGTCATACCGGGTCTCCGGTGCAGGCACTGACTACACCCAGCTAGAGCGTAAACCCTACAACTACTTCGTCAAAAATGATGGATTTGGTATCGGCCCTTATGATTTCCTGATCACTGACTTTTGGGGACAAACCATCGAAGTAAAATCGGTCGCACTGATACTGAACAGCGAAATCGATACAGCGATGCAATTACCCACACATACAGGTAGCAACAGCTTATCGCATCGGTAA
- a CDS encoding ATP-binding protein: MTESAKDEASLRQEIHRLNKVVTSLMDRAEREANKLSGNYGLFQDAVMLENQVRRRTAELESALRENERINHDLTQEREEQRKLIKKLEDAHNQLLQSEKLASIGQLAAGVAHEVNNPIGFVNSNLDMLKGYVEQLLALHDQYAQYEAVLPPEIQARLDAYKHSIDINYLRADIVTLVNESIDGVARVRRIVQDLRDFSRPGNCEWQTTDIHSCIDSTLNVVWNEIKFKAEVIREYGTLPPVECLPSQLNQVFLNLLMNAAQAIPEWGTIIIQTAVAQDQAVITICDNGVGIDENMIPHIFDPFFTTKPIGKGTGLGLSVTYGIIEKHGGRIEVDSTLGKGSTFTIHLPIKRA, translated from the coding sequence ATGACTGAGTCAGCCAAAGATGAAGCATCTCTGCGTCAGGAGATTCACCGCCTCAATAAAGTCGTCACCTCACTGATGGATCGGGCCGAGCGTGAGGCAAACAAATTGTCCGGCAACTACGGTCTGTTTCAGGATGCGGTGATGCTGGAAAATCAAGTCCGCCGTCGCACGGCTGAACTCGAATCCGCATTGCGTGAAAATGAGCGCATCAACCACGACTTAACCCAGGAACGCGAAGAGCAACGTAAATTGATCAAAAAACTGGAGGATGCCCACAATCAACTCTTGCAATCAGAGAAGCTGGCATCAATTGGTCAATTGGCCGCAGGCGTTGCCCATGAAGTGAACAATCCGATCGGTTTTGTCAATTCTAACCTCGATATGCTGAAAGGCTATGTTGAACAATTATTGGCACTGCATGATCAATATGCTCAATACGAAGCCGTATTGCCGCCTGAAATTCAAGCCCGGCTCGATGCCTATAAACACAGCATTGACATCAATTATCTGCGAGCTGACATTGTCACCTTAGTGAACGAATCCATCGATGGTGTGGCACGCGTTCGGAGAATTGTGCAAGATTTGCGCGATTTTTCACGTCCCGGTAATTGTGAATGGCAAACCACCGATATTCACAGCTGCATCGACAGTACACTCAATGTTGTCTGGAATGAAATCAAATTCAAAGCAGAGGTGATACGCGAATATGGCACACTTCCTCCGGTTGAATGTCTGCCATCTCAACTCAATCAGGTTTTCCTCAATCTGTTGATGAACGCAGCTCAGGCCATTCCCGAATGGGGCACCATTATCATCCAAACTGCTGTCGCGCAGGATCAGGCTGTCATCACGATTTGTGACAACGGCGTGGGTATCGATGAAAACATGATTCCCCACATTTTTGATCCATTTTTCACCACCAAGCCCATCGGCAAAGGCACCGGGCTAGGGCTCTCGGTCACTTATGGCATTATCGAAAAACACGGTGGACGTATTGAGGTTGATTCTACGCTGGGAAAAGGCAGCACATTTACGATTCATCTGCCAATAAAACGCGCCTGA
- the astE gene encoding succinylglutamate desuccinylase has protein sequence MKDFLHTMLQGPMLQGQGQPPQVTSGENAELTWQWLADGVLLLEPKVAATDVKHVLMSAGVHGNETAPIEILSRHVNRLLNGEMPLAVRLLVVFGNPDAIRAGVRYQSVDLNRLFHGYHRHYPECSETQRAIELENIVETFFADTSTERFHFDLHTAIRESFHLRFGLLPQKTLASDDFLHGLIGMGLEALVINPIPGGTFSYYTHAVLQVQSCTLELGKARAFGENDLSQFAAADKALACFICGETFSADMLAPIKVYQVARELKKLSDDFHFIDVSDDAKNFTNFAQGTLIAQDGDVMYRVEHANEWLIFPNAGVKTGLRAGLMLAEADLDALM, from the coding sequence ATGAAGGATTTTCTTCACACGATGTTACAAGGACCAATGCTACAAGGACAGGGACAACCTCCGCAAGTGACCTCTGGTGAGAACGCTGAGTTAACCTGGCAATGGCTGGCGGATGGCGTCTTGCTGCTGGAACCGAAAGTCGCAGCAACTGATGTCAAACATGTCTTGATGTCGGCAGGTGTGCATGGCAATGAGACAGCCCCGATCGAAATTCTGTCACGGCACGTCAACCGCTTGTTAAACGGGGAAATGCCATTGGCAGTTCGCTTATTGGTGGTATTCGGTAATCCGGATGCGATTCGGGCCGGGGTTCGCTACCAATCGGTGGATCTGAATCGATTATTTCATGGTTACCATCGTCATTACCCAGAGTGCTCGGAGACTCAGCGCGCGATTGAGCTGGAAAATATTGTCGAAACCTTTTTTGCCGATACCAGCACCGAACGATTTCATTTTGATCTGCATACCGCGATTCGCGAATCCTTTCATCTCCGCTTCGGGCTGTTACCACAAAAGACACTGGCTTCAGACGACTTTCTCCACGGCTTGATCGGCATGGGGCTTGAAGCACTGGTGATTAACCCGATTCCCGGTGGCACATTCAGTTATTATACTCATGCTGTGTTGCAGGTGCAGAGTTGTACGCTTGAGTTAGGCAAAGCCCGGGCATTCGGTGAGAATGACCTCAGCCAGTTTGCCGCAGCAGATAAAGCACTGGCATGTTTTATTTGTGGTGAAACATTTTCTGCCGATATGTTGGCACCGATTAAGGTTTATCAGGTTGCGCGTGAACTGAAAAAATTATCGGATGATTTTCATTTTATTGATGTCAGTGATGATGCTAAAAACTTCACCAATTTTGCACAAGGGACGCTGATTGCCCAAGATGGCGACGTGATGTATCGGGTCGAACACGCCAATGAATGGCTGATTTTCCCGAATGCCGGGGTGAAGACCGGTCTGCGCGCAGGTTTAATGCTGGCAGAGGCCGATCTCGATGCATTAATGTAA
- a CDS encoding arginine N-succinyltransferase, producing MIIFRPAQLSDIQQIERLAHESGPMVYTLPAQRSHLIKKVERSIDSFRQAVFSPGEESYFFVLEETLTGQILGTGAINALAGYQEPFYALRNDVLIHSSRELNVHSRIHALTMTHDLSDHSQLCSFYVIPSLKHSLYPALITLGRLLFMSIHPERFTTDWLAVIPGMADKQGRAPFWEHVGRKFFRIDYNQVEYYNGTRDKTFIAELMPHHPLYVPLIHEEAQAVMGQVHPDAALQCGLLSDQGFEPDKYVEIFDAGPILTANRNTLDLWQHHKLCRVKVVESLPQRRKYLIGVSHETDFRAVMGEGWLEGSTLLLEPQTSQTLAISNPDGMDMGKQIWCFPVSDKADTRL from the coding sequence ATGATTATTTTCCGTCCCGCTCAATTGAGTGATATCCAACAAATCGAACGTCTGGCCCATGAAAGCGGGCCGATGGTGTATACCTTACCTGCGCAGCGTTCTCATCTGATCAAGAAAGTCGAGCGTTCAATAGATTCGTTTCGGCAAGCGGTCTTTTCTCCGGGGGAGGAGAGCTATTTCTTCGTGCTGGAAGAAACGCTGACCGGACAAATTCTCGGAACGGGGGCAATCAACGCACTGGCCGGATACCAGGAACCCTTCTATGCACTGCGTAACGATGTCTTGATCCATTCCTCCCGGGAGTTGAACGTTCATAGCCGTATTCATGCGTTGACCATGACCCATGATCTGAGTGACCACTCTCAGCTTTGCTCTTTCTATGTGATTCCGTCACTGAAGCATAGTCTTTATCCGGCGTTGATAACCTTAGGTCGATTGCTGTTTATGTCGATTCATCCGGAGCGTTTTACCACTGACTGGTTGGCCGTGATTCCGGGGATGGCGGATAAACAGGGTCGCGCCCCGTTTTGGGAACATGTGGGCAGAAAATTTTTCCGGATTGATTACAACCAAGTGGAATACTACAACGGCACCCGGGATAAAACCTTTATTGCCGAACTGATGCCGCATCATCCGCTGTATGTCCCTTTGATTCATGAAGAGGCACAAGCGGTAATGGGACAGGTTCATCCCGATGCGGCACTACAATGTGGATTATTGAGTGATCAGGGGTTTGAACCGGATAAATACGTTGAAATTTTCGACGCAGGTCCGATTTTGACCGCGAACCGCAATACGCTCGATCTCTGGCAGCATCATAAATTGTGCCGTGTGAAAGTTGTCGAAAGTCTCCCCCAGCGACGAAAATATCTGATTGGCGTCAGTCATGAGACGGATTTCCGTGCGGTAATGGGAGAAGGATGGCTGGAAGGTTCAACGCTGTTGCTTGAGCCGCAAACGTCGCAGACACTGGCAATCAGCAATCCCGACGGAATGGATATGGGAAAACAGATCTGGTGTTTTCCCGTCAGTGATAAAGCTGATACTCGACTATAG
- the astD gene encoding succinylglutamate-semialdehyde dehydrogenase: MSQPSLYLNGVWSNGHGDVFEKRNPATNEVIWSANAAAPDDVEQAVTAARQAFPVWSQMPMAERLALLEQFVQRLSERKEELAEVIAQETGKVRWEALTEVQGMMNKIQVSIQAYQERTGEKVADIPGGKAVLRHRPHGVLAVFGPYNFPGHLPNGHIVPALIAGNCVVFKPSELTPWTAQLTLEIWHSAGLPAGVINLVQGGKDTGIALSSHPQIDGLLFTGSANTGYHLHRQMGGQPEKILALEMGGNNPMVIESYDHLDAAINLVIQSAFISSGQRCTCARRLLVKQSADGDRLLERLVAVTRQIRVDRWDAQPEPFMGAVVSNQAADALLETQQHLCELGAKPLLAMTRPDPNTALVTPGILDVSDVGELPDEEYFGPLLSVMRYQTLAEAIDIANQTRFGLSAGIISTQRDDYEQFAATIRAGIVNWNRPLTGAAPTAPFGGIGASGNHRPSAFYSADFCAWPMASVEAELLTMPTSVSPGLDFSATADDVE; encoded by the coding sequence ATGAGTCAGCCAAGCCTTTATCTCAATGGTGTCTGGAGCAACGGACACGGTGATGTGTTTGAAAAGCGTAATCCGGCGACGAACGAAGTGATCTGGTCAGCGAATGCTGCGGCACCGGATGATGTAGAACAGGCCGTTACGGCCGCTCGTCAGGCATTCCCGGTCTGGTCTCAGATGCCAATGGCAGAACGTCTCGCATTACTGGAACAGTTCGTCCAGCGACTGAGTGAGCGCAAAGAGGAACTGGCTGAAGTGATTGCGCAAGAAACGGGGAAAGTCCGTTGGGAAGCCTTGACCGAAGTGCAAGGGATGATGAATAAAATTCAGGTGTCGATACAGGCTTACCAAGAACGGACCGGAGAGAAAGTGGCTGATATTCCGGGCGGCAAAGCGGTGCTTCGCCATCGCCCGCATGGCGTATTAGCTGTTTTCGGGCCGTATAATTTCCCCGGTCATTTACCGAACGGACATATCGTGCCGGCACTGATAGCCGGTAACTGTGTGGTTTTTAAACCGAGTGAACTGACGCCGTGGACAGCTCAACTGACATTGGAGATATGGCACAGTGCCGGTTTGCCTGCCGGGGTGATTAATCTTGTTCAGGGAGGCAAAGACACTGGGATCGCGTTGTCTTCTCATCCGCAAATCGATGGTTTGCTGTTCACCGGCAGTGCGAATACCGGTTATCACTTACACCGTCAAATGGGCGGACAGCCGGAAAAAATTCTGGCGCTCGAAATGGGGGGCAACAATCCGATGGTGATCGAGTCTTACGATCATTTGGATGCCGCGATCAATTTGGTGATTCAGTCTGCTTTTATCTCTTCGGGACAGCGTTGTACTTGTGCCCGACGGCTGTTAGTGAAGCAAAGCGCTGATGGCGATCGCCTGCTCGAACGGCTGGTGGCGGTCACGCGCCAGATTCGTGTCGATCGCTGGGATGCTCAGCCGGAACCATTCATGGGGGCGGTGGTGTCGAACCAGGCTGCGGATGCCTTGCTGGAAACACAGCAACATTTGTGTGAGTTAGGCGCGAAACCATTACTTGCGATGACTCGCCCCGATCCGAATACTGCACTGGTCACGCCCGGTATACTGGACGTGTCTGATGTTGGTGAACTGCCGGATGAAGAATATTTTGGGCCACTGCTCAGTGTGATGCGTTATCAGACTCTGGCGGAAGCCATCGACATTGCTAATCAGACCCGCTTTGGGCTATCTGCCGGGATTATTTCGACCCAGCGCGACGATTATGAGCAATTTGCCGCGACCATTCGTGCCGGGATTGTCAACTGGAATCGTCCGTTGACAGGGGCGGCTCCAACCGCACCATTCGGTGGCATCGGTGCGTCGGGCAACCATCGTCCGAGTGCATTTTACAGTGCTGATTTTTGTGCATGGCCAATGGCCTCAGTAGAAGCTGAACTGCTTACCATGCCGACATCTGTATCTCCGGGGCTGGATTTTTCTGCCACAGCAGATGATGTAGAGTAA
- a CDS encoding sensor domain-containing diguanylate cyclase, protein MMVRFVLIIFLMTIYCQNAFAATGHHNSIPTLLTDVTYFHEDSTTPLSFAQAEQHFRSGENQHPPQDFMSFGINKRATWIKLNVQNHTHVEQYRRLNAAQPWVDSLAIYLVNDQGVIQTWHSGDEQVADSHLLPGVGFVFDMKLPPGQSQIFIRGQSLDPLTLPIALLDAYQSRTLDAQIHVTSGILYGILLALVGMNLVLYLSIKQLDALFYSLYISCFIIVNISYNGYGFAWLYSNSLFIENNLTLIMMVFHGVSGLVFVSHFLRIHQHSPKLNLTLLIYSGLGILTMVTLISLNMHLWATKFAFKFLSLTTMLMILLGVLNLNKTKDTLYFLIAVMCSMLGLLITTFSVWGVIPYNYYSYNGAVFGVVFEATILAVIVAYRLKDFEQQRITAEYLSSYDPLMNLFNRRSFMAAGHQCIQQSNRTKKILSFVMMDIDHFKQINDTYGHHIGDLTLSHIAKLLKRHTRENDIIARWGGEEMVILLPDTNAEQALAYTEHLRATIAATPFRDEAQDIQITASFGIATRMNGESLETLYQLADKRLYRAKQQGRNRVEPQDRHLPITTQEQY, encoded by the coding sequence ATGATGGTGCGTTTTGTATTGATTATTTTTTTGATGACCATTTATTGTCAAAATGCTTTTGCTGCGACAGGTCATCACAATAGCATTCCGACATTGCTGACAGATGTCACATATTTTCACGAAGACAGCACAACCCCCTTATCGTTTGCGCAAGCTGAGCAACACTTTCGCAGCGGAGAAAACCAACATCCGCCTCAAGACTTTATGTCATTCGGCATCAACAAACGCGCAACGTGGATTAAGTTAAATGTGCAAAATCATACGCACGTTGAACAATACCGGCGTCTCAATGCAGCGCAACCATGGGTAGATAGTCTGGCAATTTACTTGGTCAATGACCAAGGAGTCATCCAGACATGGCATTCCGGGGATGAGCAGGTTGCAGACTCACATCTGTTACCCGGTGTTGGTTTTGTGTTTGATATGAAACTTCCTCCCGGGCAAAGCCAGATTTTCATCCGTGGTCAATCACTCGATCCATTGACGCTCCCGATTGCTTTACTCGATGCTTATCAATCCAGAACCCTTGACGCACAAATCCATGTTACGTCGGGTATCTTGTATGGCATCTTGTTGGCCTTGGTCGGGATGAACCTTGTTTTATACCTGTCAATAAAACAGCTGGATGCACTTTTCTACTCGCTCTACATCAGCTGTTTTATCATCGTCAATATTTCTTACAATGGCTATGGCTTCGCTTGGTTGTATTCCAATTCACTGTTTATCGAAAATAATCTCACCCTGATCATGATGGTTTTTCATGGCGTCTCCGGATTAGTCTTTGTCTCTCACTTTCTGCGAATCCATCAACACTCGCCCAAATTAAATCTGACACTGTTGATCTATAGTGGCTTGGGCATCTTGACGATGGTGACCCTGATCAGCTTAAACATGCATCTTTGGGCAACCAAATTTGCATTTAAATTTCTATCGCTGACCACAATGCTGATGATCTTACTGGGTGTTTTAAACCTGAATAAAACCAAAGACACGCTATATTTTCTGATTGCAGTGATGTGCAGCATGTTAGGTCTGCTCATTACCACATTTTCAGTCTGGGGGGTCATTCCTTATAACTATTACAGCTATAACGGGGCGGTTTTCGGCGTGGTTTTTGAGGCGACGATTCTCGCCGTAATCGTGGCTTATCGATTGAAAGATTTTGAGCAACAGAGAATCACAGCAGAATATCTGTCGTCATATGACCCATTAATGAATCTGTTCAACAGGCGTTCATTTATGGCAGCCGGTCACCAGTGCATTCAACAGTCGAACCGTACGAAAAAAATACTCAGTTTCGTGATGATGGACATCGATCACTTTAAACAAATTAATGATACATACGGACATCACATCGGTGATCTTACCCTGAGCCACATTGCCAAGCTGCTCAAACGGCATACACGAGAAAATGATATTATTGCGCGCTGGGGCGGTGAAGAAATGGTGATATTACTCCCTGATACAAATGCAGAACAGGCGCTCGCTTATACAGAACATTTACGCGCCACCATTGCAGCAACGCCATTCCGTGACGAGGCGCAAGACATTCAGATTACCGCTAGTTTTGGGATTGCGACCCGGATGAATGGTGAATCATTAGAAACCCTATACCAACTCGCGGACAAACGACTCTACCGAGCCAAACAACAGGGAAGAAACCGCGTCGAACCCCAAGACAGGCATCTCCCCATCACCACGCAGGAGCAGTATTAA
- a CDS encoding FIST N-terminal domain-containing protein, producing the protein MGKPNPILTGHSCAPDAATAVAELRTQICQPQMALVIFFCSSNYDLQQLTTAIQQHFPDELVVGCTTAGEIGPAGYLNHSLTGISFSATCCTAVVGHLDQLQSFDIAYGRTFAQDLRRQLESADAYIETNQNFGFLLIDGLSVREEPVTHALQDGLGSIQMVGGSAGDELSFEQTWIFADGQFNPDSAALILINTSLKFHLFKTQHFVSGCERMVVTEVDAKNRVVKEINGLPAAAEYARLVNVDPNQLTSTHFAAWPVVVMIDGTDFVRSIQHANLDGSLTFYCAIDEGVVLRVAHGENMLDKLTTTLKALEEHFAHIQGMLVFDCILRNLEATQDGSKAAIGELFSQYNAVGFSTYGEQFGGVHINQTLTGIIFSHETELDKEAGFGNKEDIND; encoded by the coding sequence ATGGGTAAACCGAATCCGATTCTGACAGGCCATTCTTGCGCACCAGATGCAGCAACAGCCGTTGCAGAACTTCGGACACAAATTTGTCAGCCACAGATGGCGTTGGTTATTTTCTTCTGTTCCAGCAATTATGATTTACAGCAACTCACGACAGCCATTCAGCAGCACTTTCCTGATGAATTAGTGGTGGGTTGCACCACCGCAGGTGAAATTGGTCCGGCGGGTTATCTGAACCATAGTCTGACGGGTATCAGCTTTTCTGCGACATGTTGTACCGCAGTCGTAGGCCATCTGGATCAACTCCAATCTTTTGACATCGCTTATGGTCGCACCTTTGCCCAAGATCTCCGGCGTCAGTTGGAAAGTGCTGACGCTTATATTGAAACCAACCAAAATTTTGGCTTCTTATTGATTGATGGACTCTCTGTGCGCGAAGAACCGGTTACTCATGCTTTACAAGACGGCCTCGGTAGTATTCAGATGGTTGGTGGTTCTGCCGGTGACGAATTGAGCTTTGAACAGACTTGGATCTTTGCCGACGGGCAATTCAATCCCGATAGTGCTGCGCTGATCCTGATCAATACCTCCCTTAAGTTTCATCTGTTTAAAACACAACACTTTGTCTCTGGCTGTGAGCGAATGGTGGTTACCGAAGTCGATGCCAAGAACCGAGTCGTCAAAGAAATCAATGGATTGCCGGCAGCCGCAGAATATGCCCGCCTCGTCAACGTTGACCCCAATCAGCTGACTTCGACTCACTTTGCCGCTTGGCCAGTGGTGGTCATGATTGATGGGACGGATTTTGTTCGCTCGATCCAACATGCCAACCTGGATGGTAGCCTGACCTTCTATTGTGCCATCGATGAAGGTGTCGTGCTCAGAGTCGCTCACGGTGAAAACATGCTCGATAAGTTAACCACAACGTTAAAAGCGCTAGAGGAACACTTCGCGCATATTCAGGGCATGTTAGTGTTTGACTGTATATTGCGGAATCTGGAAGCCACCCAGGATGGCAGCAAAGCGGCTATCGGTGAATTATTCAGCCAATACAATGCGGTAGGATTCAGTACCTATGGCGAACAATTTGGGGGAGTCCATATTAATCAAACGCTGACCGGTATTATATTTAGTCACGAGACAGAGCTTGATAAAGAGGCAGGATTCGGCAATAAGGAAGACATTAATGACTGA
- the astA gene encoding arginine N-succinyltransferase: protein MMVIRPVARSDRNAITELATKTGVGFTSLQNDESQLNDRIERMRRTWEQQAPREEQGYLFVLEDSDTGKVVGISGIEAAIGLNEPWYNYRVGTLVHASKALDVYTQMPTLFLSNDHTGYSELCTLFLDPEYRHGKNGHLLSKSRLLFIATFQDRFAEKLIAEMRGVSDQHGHSPFWESLGRHFFAIDFAHADYLTGVGQKSFIAELMPKHPLYVDFLSDEARAVIAQVHPNTIPARKILESEGMRYEGYVDIFDAGPTLEAYIDDLRVVRKSQTRSVKVTQTAVSGAIHCLIGNESLTDYRVITGTPQVTESHVLLTSMQAQALRVTDGDSVRLAPLFAQENFS from the coding sequence ATGATGGTGATCCGTCCGGTTGCAAGGAGCGACCGCAATGCAATCACAGAGCTGGCGACTAAAACGGGCGTCGGATTTACTTCGTTGCAAAATGACGAAAGTCAGTTAAATGATCGGATTGAACGGATGCGACGGACTTGGGAGCAACAAGCCCCACGCGAGGAGCAGGGATATCTATTTGTATTAGAAGACAGCGATACCGGTAAAGTGGTGGGTATCAGTGGGATCGAAGCGGCCATCGGGTTAAATGAACCTTGGTATAACTATCGCGTTGGCACGCTGGTCCATGCTTCCAAAGCTTTGGATGTTTATACGCAGATGCCGACGTTGTTTCTCAGCAATGACCATACCGGTTATAGCGAATTATGTACTTTATTTCTTGACCCCGAATATCGCCACGGTAAAAACGGCCATCTGTTGTCGAAAAGTCGGTTGCTGTTTATTGCGACATTTCAGGATCGTTTTGCCGAGAAATTAATTGCCGAAATGCGCGGGGTTTCCGATCAACACGGGCATTCTCCGTTTTGGGAAAGTCTCGGTCGTCATTTCTTTGCGATTGATTTTGCGCATGCGGATTATCTCACCGGGGTTGGGCAAAAATCGTTCATTGCAGAACTGATGCCTAAACACCCGCTGTATGTCGATTTCCTCAGCGATGAAGCCAGAGCCGTGATTGCTCAGGTTCATCCCAATACGATTCCGGCGCGGAAAATCCTTGAAAGTGAAGGGATGCGCTACGAAGGGTATGTCGATATTTTCGACGCTGGGCCGACACTCGAAGCCTACATTGATGATTTACGTGTGGTGCGTAAATCTCAGACTCGGAGCGTGAAGGTCACGCAGACAGCAGTATCCGGGGCGATTCACTGTTTGATCGGTAACGAAAGCTTGACCGACTATCGGGTCATTACCGGCACACCGCAAGTCACCGAATCTCACGTCTTATTGACCAGTATGCAGGCACAAGCGCTGCGCGTAACCGACGGTGACTCGGTGCGTCTGGCCCCACTTTTTGCACAGGAGAATTTCTCATGA
- the astB gene encoding N-succinylarginine dihydrolase — translation MSAAEVNFDGLVGLTHNYAGLSFGNVASTSNKSQAANPKLAALQGLQKMKALADIGLKQGILPPQERPCIGTLRQLGFSGSDAQVLTQAAQQAPEILTAVSSASSMWVANAATISPSADTQDQRVHFTVANLNNKFHRAIEEETTGNALRSIFSDPDHFVHHAALPQQLVMGDEGAANHNRLCQHYGAAGVEVFVYGRQVYGGQVEPKRYPARQTREASQAIARLHQLDPAKTVFVQQNPEVIDQGVFHNDVISVSNGPVLFHHQEAFLNPSAAFAEIRAKLAAVACEFIPIEVPSAQVSVADAVNTYLFNSQLLTKPDGKMLIVVPQEAREHERVWRYLSELIQRDGPIDAVQVFNLRESMRNGGGPACLRLRVVLNEAEIQATNPHVLMNDDVYRTLTNWVERHYRDRLSEHDLADPQLLLENQTALDELTRILHLGSIYPFQR, via the coding sequence ATGTCTGCCGCTGAAGTCAATTTTGACGGTTTAGTCGGGTTGACCCACAACTATGCCGGGTTGTCATTCGGCAATGTCGCTTCGACCAGCAACAAGAGTCAGGCTGCCAATCCGAAGTTGGCCGCTCTGCAAGGGTTGCAGAAGATGAAAGCATTAGCGGATATCGGTTTAAAACAGGGGATTCTGCCACCTCAGGAGCGGCCTTGCATTGGGACGTTACGCCAGTTGGGATTTTCCGGAAGCGATGCTCAGGTACTGACGCAGGCCGCGCAGCAAGCCCCGGAAATTCTCACCGCAGTGAGTTCTGCTTCTTCGATGTGGGTCGCGAATGCGGCCACGATCTCACCGTCGGCAGATACGCAAGATCAACGGGTACATTTTACGGTGGCGAATCTGAATAATAAATTCCACCGGGCCATTGAAGAAGAGACCACAGGCAATGCGCTGCGCAGTATCTTTTCCGACCCCGATCATTTTGTCCATCATGCGGCATTGCCACAGCAGTTGGTGATGGGGGACGAAGGCGCTGCGAACCATAATCGTCTATGTCAGCATTATGGGGCCGCCGGTGTGGAAGTTTTCGTCTATGGTCGTCAGGTTTATGGCGGGCAAGTTGAACCCAAGCGTTATCCGGCACGCCAGACTCGTGAGGCCAGCCAAGCCATTGCCCGTCTCCATCAATTGGATCCGGCAAAGACGGTTTTTGTTCAACAAAATCCTGAAGTGATTGATCAAGGGGTGTTTCATAACGACGTGATTTCCGTCAGTAATGGCCCGGTACTGTTTCATCATCAGGAAGCATTTCTCAATCCATCCGCGGCATTTGCTGAGATTCGGGCCAAGCTGGCTGCGGTCGCGTGTGAATTTATTCCGATCGAAGTCCCGAGCGCACAGGTATCAGTTGCTGACGCAGTTAACACTTATCTGTTTAATAGCCAGCTTTTAACCAAACCCGATGGTAAGATGCTGATTGTCGTCCCGCAGGAAGCCCGAGAACATGAAAGGGTGTGGCGCTATCTTTCCGAACTGATACAACGCGACGGTCCGATCGATGCAGTGCAGGTCTTCAATTTACGGGAAAGTATGCGTAATGGCGGCGGTCCGGCTTGTCTGCGTTTGCGTGTTGTTTTGAATGAAGCTGAAATTCAGGCAACCAATCCGCATGTACTGATGAATGATGACGTTTACCGGACGCTCACGAACTGGGTCGAGAGACATTATCGCGATCGCCTGTCGGAACATGATCTGGCTGATCCACAGTTGCTGCTCGAGAACCAGACCGCGCTGGATGAATTGACCCGGATTCTGCATTTAGGATCCATCTATCCGTTTCAGCGTTAA